Proteins co-encoded in one Paracrocinitomix mangrovi genomic window:
- the thrS gene encoding threonine--tRNA ligase → MIEVKLPDGSVREYENGTTALDVAMSISEGLARNVLAAEVNGEVIDSMRPLPEKSELKLLTWNDKGGKSTMWHSSAHLMAEAIEALYPGTKLAIGPPIENGFYYDIDLGGHHITDEDLPKIEKKMKDLASQKNEYIRQEISKADAIKYFTEKGDEYKLELIDGLNDGDITFYTQGNFTDLCRGPHIPNTGHIKAIKLMSIAGAYWRGDENRQQLTRIYGITFPKQKELTEYLEMLEEAKKRDHRKLGKELGLFTFSQKVGMGLPLWLPKGAQLRERLEQFLKKVQKDAGYLPVISPHIGHKDLYVTSGHYAKYGEDSFRPIQTPHEGEEFLLKPMNCPHHCEMYKSEPRSYKDLPIRFAEFGTVYRYEQSGELHGLTRVRGFTQDDAHLFCTPDQVKDEFKKVIDIVLYIFKILDFQNFKAQISLRDPENPEKYIGSDENWEKAESAIIEAAAEKGLDTVVEYGEAAFYGPKLDFMVRDALNREWQLGTIQVDYNLPERFELEYAGADNEKHRPVMIHRAPFGSMERFVALLIEHCGGKFPLWLTTDQIAILPVSEKFNDYAEKVLKFLNNYDIRGFVDSRNEKVGKKIRDNEVNKIPFMLIVGEKEAAANEVSVRVQGEGDLGSMSLENFESYIRKEIEKELNQ, encoded by the coding sequence ATGATTGAAGTAAAATTGCCTGACGGCTCAGTAAGAGAATATGAAAATGGCACTACTGCCCTTGATGTTGCTATGAGTATTAGTGAAGGATTGGCCAGAAATGTACTTGCCGCAGAAGTAAATGGTGAAGTCATTGATTCAATGCGTCCATTACCTGAGAAAAGCGAACTAAAGCTATTAACATGGAATGACAAAGGCGGAAAATCAACCATGTGGCACTCTTCTGCACACCTTATGGCAGAAGCAATTGAGGCTTTATATCCAGGCACAAAATTGGCTATTGGTCCTCCAATTGAAAACGGGTTTTACTATGATATTGATTTAGGTGGACATCATATTACAGATGAAGATCTACCAAAGATTGAAAAGAAAATGAAAGACCTGGCTTCTCAAAAAAATGAGTACATCCGTCAGGAGATTTCAAAAGCTGATGCAATTAAATATTTCACTGAAAAAGGTGACGAATATAAATTAGAATTAATTGATGGTTTAAATGATGGGGACATCACATTTTACACTCAAGGTAATTTTACCGATTTGTGTAGAGGACCTCACATCCCAAATACCGGACATATCAAAGCAATTAAATTAATGTCAATTGCTGGAGCTTACTGGAGAGGAGATGAAAATCGTCAACAATTAACCAGGATTTACGGAATTACCTTTCCTAAACAAAAAGAGCTAACTGAGTATCTTGAAATGCTTGAAGAAGCAAAGAAAAGAGACCATAGAAAATTAGGTAAAGAATTAGGGCTTTTTACTTTTTCTCAAAAAGTTGGAATGGGTTTACCGTTATGGCTACCTAAAGGAGCTCAATTAAGAGAGAGACTAGAGCAATTTCTTAAAAAAGTGCAAAAAGATGCCGGTTATTTACCGGTAATCAGCCCACATATTGGACACAAAGATCTTTACGTTACTTCTGGACATTATGCCAAGTACGGTGAAGACTCGTTTAGACCAATTCAAACACCTCATGAAGGAGAAGAGTTTTTGCTTAAACCAATGAACTGTCCTCACCACTGTGAGATGTACAAATCTGAACCTAGATCTTACAAAGATCTTCCTATTAGATTTGCTGAATTTGGAACAGTATATCGTTATGAGCAATCTGGAGAATTACATGGTCTGACAAGGGTGAGAGGATTTACTCAAGATGATGCTCACTTATTTTGTACACCTGATCAGGTAAAAGATGAGTTTAAAAAAGTAATAGACATTGTTCTTTACATTTTTAAAATTCTAGATTTCCAGAACTTTAAGGCGCAGATATCTTTAAGAGATCCTGAAAATCCTGAAAAATATATTGGATCTGATGAAAACTGGGAAAAAGCAGAAAGTGCGATCATTGAAGCAGCTGCTGAAAAAGGACTCGACACTGTTGTAGAATATGGAGAGGCAGCCTTTTATGGCCCTAAATTAGATTTCATGGTCAGAGATGCTTTAAACAGAGAATGGCAACTTGGAACCATTCAGGTTGACTACAATTTACCTGAACGATTTGAATTAGAATACGCAGGAGCGGATAACGAAAAGCACAGACCGGTTATGATTCACAGAGCTCCTTTTGGCTCTATGGAGAGATTTGTCGCATTATTGATTGAACATTGTGGAGGTAAATTTCCGCTTTGGTTAACTACAGATCAAATAGCGATATTGCCTGTGTCTGAAAAATTTAATGATTACGCAGAAAAAGTTTTAAAATTCTTAAATAATTACGATATTCGCGGATTCGTTGACAGCAGAAACGAGAAAGTTGGGAAGAAAATCAGAGATAACGAGGTGAATAAAATCCCTTTTATGCTGATTGTTGGAGAGAAAGAAGCTGCCGCTAACGAAGTGAGTGTCAGAGTACAAGGAGAAGGTGACTTAGGTTCTATGTCCCTTGAAAATTTTGAATCTTACATTCGCAAAGAAATTGAAAAAGAACTTAACCAATAA
- a CDS encoding PorT family protein, with translation MKHLFTIAFVLIVGICNAQLWFDVGAKAGIGAGFPMNKTLNDDSRLNIGVGMNYFFGGKVGINFGEYVGLTCDVDYGKYNFGFNQSEIPGFTSTESYKYKFGYNALGVMPMFRFTKEMSYLEIGPQFLFASNQYIEDEAGSGVSPTAEELIDSRMTGVTFGFGAHMIGNEIISLMMGLRFNYVFSGITSDTYEATNYPFSNYYDITSANKTSPINAQIVLEVNYSLGYIARSTTSCGKRAAFLTF, from the coding sequence ATGAAACACTTATTTACCATTGCTTTTGTGCTTATTGTTGGAATTTGTAATGCACAGTTGTGGTTTGACGTTGGAGCAAAAGCGGGAATTGGAGCGGGATTTCCAATGAACAAAACTTTAAATGATGATAGCAGACTCAATATTGGAGTAGGAATGAACTACTTTTTCGGTGGAAAAGTAGGGATTAACTTTGGTGAGTATGTAGGCTTAACTTGTGATGTAGACTACGGAAAGTATAATTTTGGATTTAATCAATCAGAAATTCCCGGATTTACTTCAACTGAATCATATAAATACAAGTTTGGATACAACGCACTTGGTGTAATGCCAATGTTTAGATTCACTAAAGAGATGTCATATCTTGAAATTGGACCACAATTTTTATTTGCCAGTAACCAGTACATTGAGGACGAAGCAGGAAGTGGTGTTTCACCTACTGCTGAGGAGTTGATAGATTCAAGAATGACAGGTGTCACTTTTGGATTTGGTGCTCACATGATTGGAAATGAGATTATTTCTCTGATGATGGGCTTAAGATTTAACTACGTTTTTTCCGGAATAACCTCAGATACGTATGAGGCAACAAATTATCCATTTAGTAACTATTATGACATTACTTCGGCTAATAAAACATCACCAATTAATGCTCAAATAGTTCTTGAAGTTAATTATTCATTAGGATACATTGCCAGAAGTACAACTTCTTGTGGTAAACGTGCGGCCTTCTTAACTTTTTAA
- a CDS encoding ComEC/Rec2 family competence protein, with translation MNFPLIFKLLIPIIIGVVVHFYTGFSLSIWFIVAELFALFLLSLPILSKSKKGNLVFGVLLTLFAFTLGGFVAQVHDSSVNPNYFANKSADTYLVQVIEMPEEKAKSVKCVVDVLQVGNEQVSGKSLLYFQKSDRSQKLKYGDLITVKTNFQEIKSNGNPKEFDYARYLRIHNIHEQGYVKEDNWGLKGNDANPFLSAIFSWRQNLSELINDSGMSPKNAMVANALLLGQKEYLDKDVLRSYSSAGAMHVLAVSGLHVGIVMLILMTFLKPFKKLKFGKNIYVIALLSGIWFYAFITGLSPSVMRAAVMFSFIIVGQELQRETNVYQSIMVSAFLLILTDPYIIFQVGFQLSYLAVLGIVYLQPKIENLFYVKNKILYKAWQISAVSIAAQIATFPLGLYYFHQFPNFFLLSNLLVIPMAFFILIVGMSYLILHIIPLINDLLLYVLDVLINVLNFGVEWVEKLPYSILWGISIEWYEVFLIYISLFLGAVSFIHRKSKALIASLSGCLILLVFNVWENNALNNENSICIYNVSDEVAIDVFQGRNNTFFATKEFMDDEEKLLFHVKHNWFYRTGNEQPSYFKSINNEKLISAGGKKLLLLNQELSNELDINIPVVDYVVLHDIEFIKKEWLDIFASNNVSIVIGPKVKYGLREFISNNYLSSLVHNLKEDGAFEIRL, from the coding sequence ATGAATTTCCCGCTCATCTTTAAGTTACTCATACCAATAATAATTGGTGTGGTTGTTCATTTTTATACCGGGTTTTCATTATCTATTTGGTTTATAGTAGCCGAACTGTTCGCTTTGTTTTTGTTGTCCCTACCTATTTTGTCAAAAAGTAAAAAAGGCAATCTGGTGTTTGGAGTCTTATTGACGTTATTCGCTTTTACCCTTGGAGGATTCGTTGCCCAAGTACACGATAGTTCAGTTAATCCTAATTATTTTGCGAACAAGTCAGCAGATACATATTTGGTTCAGGTGATTGAAATGCCTGAGGAAAAGGCAAAATCTGTTAAATGCGTGGTAGATGTTTTACAAGTTGGTAATGAACAGGTGTCCGGTAAAAGTCTATTGTATTTTCAAAAAAGTGATCGTTCTCAAAAATTGAAATATGGTGATTTGATAACTGTCAAAACCAATTTTCAAGAAATCAAATCAAATGGTAATCCAAAAGAGTTTGATTACGCCAGGTATTTGAGAATTCATAATATTCATGAGCAAGGATATGTTAAAGAGGATAACTGGGGGCTGAAAGGCAATGATGCAAATCCATTCTTATCTGCCATTTTTAGTTGGCGTCAAAATTTGAGTGAGTTGATTAACGATTCTGGTATGTCTCCTAAAAACGCTATGGTTGCAAATGCATTGCTTTTAGGTCAAAAAGAGTATTTAGATAAAGATGTTTTAAGGTCCTATTCCAGTGCCGGAGCTATGCATGTACTAGCAGTGAGTGGTTTGCATGTGGGAATTGTGATGCTCATTTTAATGACTTTTCTGAAGCCATTCAAAAAACTCAAATTTGGCAAGAATATTTATGTTATTGCGTTGCTTTCAGGAATTTGGTTTTATGCTTTCATAACCGGATTATCGCCTTCAGTAATGCGTGCTGCTGTGATGTTCTCATTTATAATAGTGGGGCAGGAGTTGCAGAGAGAAACTAACGTCTATCAAAGTATAATGGTGTCTGCTTTTTTACTGATTTTAACAGATCCTTATATTATATTTCAAGTGGGGTTTCAATTGAGTTATTTAGCGGTTCTGGGGATTGTCTACTTACAACCAAAAATTGAGAATCTATTTTATGTTAAAAATAAAATCCTTTATAAAGCCTGGCAAATTTCAGCTGTGTCGATTGCTGCTCAAATTGCAACCTTTCCTTTAGGACTGTATTATTTTCACCAATTCCCCAATTTCTTTTTGTTGTCGAACCTTTTAGTGATTCCAATGGCATTTTTTATACTAATTGTTGGAATGTCATATTTGATTTTGCATATAATTCCTCTTATCAATGATTTATTATTGTATGTTTTAGATGTGCTAATAAATGTGCTCAACTTTGGAGTAGAATGGGTAGAGAAATTGCCTTATTCAATTTTATGGGGGATAAGCATTGAATGGTATGAAGTGTTTTTAATTTATATCTCCTTGTTTTTGGGAGCAGTATCTTTTATTCACAGAAAGTCAAAAGCCCTTATTGCATCACTAAGTGGATGTTTGATCCTTTTGGTTTTTAATGTTTGGGAAAACAATGCTTTAAATAATGAAAATTCAATTTGTATTTATAACGTGAGTGATGAAGTTGCAATTGATGTATTTCAGGGAAGGAATAATACATTTTTTGCCACTAAAGAATTTATGGATGATGAGGAAAAGCTGCTTTTTCATGTGAAGCACAACTGGTTTTACCGAACAGGTAATGAACAACCGAGCTATTTTAAAAGCATAAATAATGAAAAGTTAATTTCTGCAGGAGGTAAAAAACTACTGTTGTTGAATCAGGAATTGAGCAATGAATTAGATATCAATATTCCGGTGGTGGATTATGTTGTACTGCATGATATTGAATTTATCAAAAAAGAGTGGCTGGATATTTTTGCATCCAATAATGTATCTATTGTGATTGGACCAAAAGTAAAATATGGATTACGAGAATTTATTAGTAATAACTATTTGTCATCATTAGTACACAATCTGAAGGAAGATGGAGCTTTTGAAATTAGATTATAG
- a CDS encoding family 10 glycosylhydrolase, whose protein sequence is MKHLLILLHVLTVCNSIAQQANELQFIDISNDIIVPNHYVVSKSKFPILIDGKDSDKAWKNIPFTNSFGDIADGESPRYETKVKMLWNDEYLMVYAEMMEPHIWADITKRDEVIFYNNDFEVFIDPSSDTKNYAEIEINALNTVWDLLLDKPYRVGGKANNEWNLNELKSAVNIEGTINDPSDTDIKWSVEMAIPMKALLTLKNKPRKTPVNGESWRINFSRVQWQHEIVDGKYKRKFVKNNSMGEDNWSWTNQKAINMHAPEMWGYLFFSDSAIADQSLFKPDQDVLIEQSAYALFRKIRFGDLKQLTTYHQGFKKELKILYSGKKTLTAHFFKTNKGFELSIQSPKSGKTYLINEMGDLSVNQNKNPLFTFATWAHGDKVFDKEKWNDKLDNYKSIGISEVLVGGSPEFLQPLIELAGQKDIKIHAWMWTLNRPNDSTCMQHPDWYAVNRKGENSLDYRAYVDYYQWLSPFHPEARNYIKSNVEKLTQLQGLASIHLDYVRYVDVILGAQLQPKYGLVQDHEMPEYDYGYHPIAREQFKAKFGYDPLDLDNPELSAEWRQFRLDAITTLVNECVAIAHSKNIKMTAAVFPYPEMSRHMVRQAWDDWNLDAAFPMLYQNFYNESTVWIGFATKTDVQKVDFPIYSGLYIPGLSKNEDLEDAIRQAYNNGASGVSIFEADNLNEEQKGIIKRLYKEFNKNL, encoded by the coding sequence ATGAAACATTTGTTAATCTTATTGCATGTGCTGACAGTTTGCAATTCAATTGCACAACAGGCAAATGAACTTCAATTTATTGATATCAGCAATGACATTATTGTCCCAAATCACTATGTAGTTTCAAAATCCAAATTTCCTATTTTAATTGATGGGAAAGATTCGGATAAGGCATGGAAAAATATTCCTTTTACAAATTCATTTGGAGATATTGCTGATGGCGAAAGTCCCAGATATGAAACTAAAGTTAAAATGCTTTGGAATGACGAATATCTAATGGTTTATGCAGAAATGATGGAACCACATATTTGGGCAGATATCACCAAACGGGATGAAGTTATTTTTTACAACAATGATTTTGAAGTATTTATTGATCCCAGCAGTGACACTAAAAATTATGCTGAAATAGAAATCAATGCGCTTAATACCGTTTGGGATTTATTACTGGACAAACCCTACAGAGTTGGAGGAAAGGCCAACAATGAATGGAACTTAAATGAACTAAAATCTGCTGTAAATATTGAAGGAACGATTAATGATCCATCAGATACAGACATAAAATGGAGTGTTGAAATGGCCATACCTATGAAGGCTTTATTGACACTTAAAAACAAACCCAGAAAAACTCCTGTTAATGGAGAATCTTGGAGGATCAACTTTTCAAGAGTTCAATGGCAACATGAAATTGTAGATGGTAAATACAAAAGGAAATTTGTCAAAAATAATAGCATGGGAGAAGACAATTGGAGTTGGACAAACCAAAAAGCTATCAACATGCACGCTCCTGAAATGTGGGGATACTTATTTTTCTCTGATAGCGCCATTGCTGACCAATCATTATTCAAACCAGATCAAGATGTATTAATAGAACAAAGTGCTTATGCGCTATTTAGAAAAATTCGTTTTGGTGATTTAAAACAACTGACAACATATCATCAGGGATTCAAAAAAGAATTGAAGATTTTATATAGTGGTAAGAAAACTTTAACCGCTCATTTTTTTAAAACAAACAAAGGATTTGAGCTGAGCATTCAATCACCAAAAAGTGGCAAAACTTACCTTATTAATGAAATGGGAGATCTTTCTGTAAATCAAAATAAGAATCCCCTTTTCACATTTGCCACCTGGGCACACGGTGACAAAGTATTTGACAAGGAGAAATGGAACGATAAACTGGATAATTATAAATCAATTGGAATATCTGAAGTTTTAGTTGGAGGGAGCCCGGAATTTTTACAGCCTTTGATTGAATTGGCAGGGCAAAAAGACATTAAAATCCATGCATGGATGTGGACATTGAACAGACCTAATGACAGCACATGTATGCAACATCCGGATTGGTATGCAGTGAATAGAAAAGGAGAAAACTCGTTGGATTACAGGGCATATGTAGATTATTATCAATGGCTTTCACCTTTTCATCCAGAAGCAAGAAACTATATTAAATCCAATGTAGAAAAACTTACTCAACTACAAGGTCTTGCCTCAATTCACCTGGATTACGTACGATATGTTGATGTAATATTAGGTGCTCAATTACAACCAAAATATGGATTGGTACAAGATCATGAAATGCCTGAATACGATTATGGATATCATCCAATTGCAAGAGAACAATTCAAGGCTAAATTCGGATATGACCCTCTTGATCTGGATAATCCTGAACTCAGTGCTGAGTGGAGACAATTTAGATTAGACGCCATTACTACTTTGGTAAATGAATGTGTAGCTATTGCTCACTCAAAAAATATTAAGATGACTGCAGCTGTTTTTCCCTATCCAGAAATGTCAAGACATATGGTTAGACAGGCCTGGGATGATTGGAATTTGGATGCAGCTTTTCCTATGCTGTATCAAAACTTTTATAATGAAAGTACAGTATGGATTGGCTTTGCAACTAAAACAGATGTACAAAAAGTAGACTTTCCTATCTACTCAGGTTTGTACATACCCGGATTATCAAAAAACGAAGATTTGGAAGACGCGATAAGACAAGCCTACAATAATGGAGCTTCAGGCGTATCAATTTTTGAAGCAGATAATTTGAATGAAGAGCAAAAAGGAATTATAAAAAGATTGTACAAAGAGTTTAATAAAAACCTATAA